In Magnetococcales bacterium, one DNA window encodes the following:
- a CDS encoding YjbQ family protein — MWHRLAVVSDKRNQLVDITARVQEVVTRSGIVTGLCQLFAPHTTAGLLINEACDPHVARDILTTLERLVPNRGDYRHAEGNSDAHLKSVLTGSHLTVPVEEGRLSLGAWQGLFLADFDGPRQRQVMVAVTALS, encoded by the coding sequence ATGTGGCATCGACTGGCGGTGGTCAGCGACAAACGGAACCAACTGGTGGACATCACCGCCCGGGTTCAGGAGGTGGTGACCCGCAGCGGCATCGTGACCGGACTGTGTCAGCTCTTCGCGCCCCACACCACGGCGGGCCTGCTGATCAACGAGGCCTGCGACCCTCATGTGGCCCGGGACATCCTCACCACCCTGGAGCGCCTGGTGCCCAACCGGGGCGACTACCGCCACGCCGAAGGCAACAGCGACGCCCACCTGAAATCGGTGTTGACCGGCAGCCATCTGACCGTGCCGGTGGAGGAAGGCCGCCTCTCCCTGGGGGCCTGGCAGGGCCTCTTCCTGGCCGACTTCGACGGCCCCCGGCAACGCCAGGTCATGGTGGCGGTGACGGCGTTGTCGTGA